ACCACGTCGGTGAGGCCCCAGCCGGTCATCCAGGGCACCCGGCCGCGCAACCGCCACCCGTCGGCCACCGGTTCGGCGGTGACGGGAGGCCGGTCGTGCCGCAAGAAGGCGAAACCGGCCGTGCCGCGCCGCTCTCCCGAGGCGAGGGCGGGCGCCCACTGCTCGCGCAGCGCGGCCGCCTCCGTCCCGGTGGCCGCGTGCAGCGCTTTCACGAGGGCGAAGTGCTGGGTGTGCACGAACCAGGTGGACGGATCCGCCGCCGACAGCAACTCGGTCACCTCGCGGACCACTTGACGCGTGGTCAGTCCGCTCCCGGGGCGGGGCGTGTGGCCGAGGGCCCCGTACGCACCGCAGCGGGCGAGCGCGTCGAGGTGCGAACGCGGCACGCCCTCCTGCGCGGTCTCCTCCGCGACGGGCCCCAGCGTGCCCACGGCGACCTCGGTGACCGCGGAAACGAGCGGGTCGGCGGCCAGGTCGGGCGGGGTGGCCAAGGCCGTGCCGGCGCCGGGAGCCCACTGCATCCGATCACTCACCTCACGCGGAGTAGGGGACTCCATTGTCCCGAGGGCGTGCGGGGGCGGGGGCCGACACGCATTTTTTACTGACGCGTAACTTCCAAGTTTTACTACTCGCCCGTAATTTGGCCGAAGCAGCACCCCCTTGTGATCCGGATCACGGGACGAACCCCCACGTCTTTCCCTGACCCAGCAAGGAGATCACTCGATGCTGCCCTGGCGACGCCTGCTCCGCCCGCTGGCCGTCCTCACCCTCGCCGCTGCCGCCCTCGTCGCCCCCACCGGCGCCGCGCAGGCCGCGTCCGCACCCAGCAGTGGCTGGAACGACTGGTCCTGCAAGCCCTCTGCCGCCCATCCCCGCCCCGTCGTCCTCGTGCACGGCACGTTCGGGAACTCCGTCGACAACTGGCTCGGATTCGCCCCCTACCTCGTCCACCGCGGCTACTGCGTCTACTCGCTCGACTACGGGCAACTGCCCGGCGTGCCGTTCTTCAACGGGCTCGGCCCCATCGACAAGTCGGCCGGGCAACTGGACGTCTTCGTCGACAAGGTGCTGGCCTCCACCGGAGCCGCGAAGACCGACATCGTCGGCCACTCGCAGGGCGGCATGATGCCGAACTACTACCTCAAGTTCCTCGGCGGCGCCCCCAAGGTCAACGCCCTGGTCGGGCTCGCCCCCGACAACCACGGAACCACCCTGAGCGGGCTCACCCAGCTGCTCCCGTACTTCCCCGGAGCCGAGGACCTGGTCAGCTCCGCGACCCCGGGGCTGGCCGACCAGATCGCCGGATCCCCCTTCGTCACCAAGCTGAACGCGGGCGGGGACACCGTCCCCGGGGTCCAGTACACGGTCATCGCGACCAAGTACGACGAGGTCGTCACGCCCTACCGGAGCGCCTTCCTCCAGGGGACGGGCTCCAGCGTACGGAACGTCGTGCTCCAGGACCTGTGCCCGCTGGACCTCTCCGAGCACGTCGCCATCGGGCTCACCGACCGGATCGCCTGGCACGAGGCGGTCAACGCCCTCGACCCGGCACACGCGTCCCGGACCACCTGCGCGTCGGTCTTCGAGTGAAGATGCCGACGCAGAGGCAGTCCGGGTGAACCGGTCGAGCTGGACGACCTAGCGGCCGTGCCGGCCCGGCGCCGTCGCACGGCGTCGGGCCACGCCGAACAGCACGGCCGCACCGAGGGCCAGCACGCCGGCCCCGGCGATCGCGATCGCCGGGGTGGCGCCGCTGCCGCCCGTCTCGGCCAGGTTGGTGGTGCCCGCGGGGGAGTCCGAGGGGACCGGGGCGAGGGCGGTGCTGCCGTTCGTCCTCGGGTCGTTGTCGCCGTGGCCGTTGTGCTCGACCGTGGACTTGCTCTCGCCGTCGGCGATCTGCTGGTCCGTCGGGGCCTTGGGCGCGTCCGCGGGGCGGTCGGCGGAAGGCTTGGCGCTCGGCTTCGTACTGGGCTTCGTGCTCGGCGCGGTGCCGGTGCTGCCACCGGTGCCTGCGCTCGCGCCGCTCCCGCCGCTCCCGCCGTTGTCCTTGCCGAACACCACGTCCGAGCAGGTGTAGAAGGCCTCAGGGCTGTCCGAGCGCTGCCAGATGCTGTAGATCAGGTGCCGCCCGGACTTGTTGGGCACGCTGCCGGAGAAGACGTAGTCCCCGTTCTGCATGCCCGGGTCGGTGGCCTTCGCGAACGGCGCCGGCTCCAGGTCGGACCACTTCAGCGGCTTCGTCGGGTCGTAGCCGTCCTTCGTGATGTACAGCTCGAAGGAGCCCTTGTGCGGGGCGGTCCCCTTGTACCGGAACGTGTGCTCGCCCGCGGACATCGGGCCGGCCGGCCAGTCGCCGCGGGCCAGGTCCAGGCCCCGGTACTTGTCGTTGCCGGCGGAGCAGAGCTGGCCGTTCGGGATCAACGCGCGGTGGTTGCCGGCCGCGTTGGCGATGTTCACCGCGTTCCAGTCGTAGAACGCCTGCGTGCCGCTCGCCGCCACCGCGGCCTTGCAGGCCGCCGACTTCGGCGACTCCGGCCCCTCCGCGTAGCAGGCCGCCACCCGGCTGACCGGGTCCGTCATCGAGCCGTGGGCGGCCGCCGGCGCGACGGAGTACGCGGCCACCGCGAGCGGGGCCAGACCGACTGCGGCGATACGGGTCACGGTGCGGCGGCGTGCGGGCATGGGTGGATCTCCTTCGGAGCGGCGATGCGGGCACCACGGTCGTGGATGCGCAGGGAGCGCCGGGAACCGGGCCGGGCGGCGCCGCCCCCCGTCGGGTCCGGCGCCGCCCCAGGCCTCCCTGGCCCCGCCAAGCTAGCCCTCCGCACCAGCGGTTCCACCCCTTTCGGCGCCCTCCCGAAGATCCTTAGGGTCCGCTTAAGGAGCCGCTAAGCGGGCCTACAGAAAGAGGGGATGGAGCAGCCGTGCTCAGGTGAGGAGGGCGGTCAGACCGGCCGGCGCGAGGGCCTGGGCGGCCAGGGCGTCGAGGGCGCGGACGGCCTCCGCCGCCGCCTGCGGGTCGCTCTCCGTGAGCCCGCTCGCGGCGAACTCGTCCTCGTCCAGCCGCAGGACCGCGGACCCGTCCGCCGACACCCACAGGTCCAGGTCCAGGTCCTCGACGAGGATCTCGCCGTCCTGCACCACCGCCGGGCGGGTGACGTCGCAGTACCAGCCCTTGAGGACGCCCTCGCCCGTCCGCACCTCCTTGACCGCGTACCAGCGCGTGCGCCAGAAGTGCTCGGTGAACACGTCGCCCGGTTCGAAGCGCACGAACCCGAAGTCCCGTACGCCGTCGGCCGCCCAGGGGGCGCGTACGGAGATCCGGTCGCCCGTGTCCGCGACCAGGGCGGCGGGGTAGCGGATCTTGGTGCGGCCCGCCTTGGTGAGGGCGACGGTCAGACCGGTGCTGCTCATGACTGCTGGGGTCCCTTCAGTTGCTTCGTGTAGCGCGTCTCGGTCGCGCAGATCTCGTATCCGAACCACTTGTTGATGGCGAGCATCGGCCCGTTCCCGGTGTCGTTGCCCGTGAACGCCTCCGTACAGCCGCCGGCGCGGGCCCGGTGCAGGGAGTCCGTCTTCAGTCCGCGTAGTCGTCCAGCTCCTCCGGTACGTCGCCCGGTTCGTCGCCCGGTTCGTCGCCGGAGGCCTCCGCGTCGGCCTCGTACAGCGGCCGCGGGTCGGTGGCGAAGGCGCTGGCGCGGCGCAGCTCGACGCCGGCGGGCAGTGCGTCCGGGTACGGAGGCAGGGCGGCGGAGGCCAGGTCCAGGCGCAGGAAGTGCGCGCAGCGGCTCGGGCGGTATCCGCGCCGCGCGGCGAAAGCGCGAGGGGCGGGCTCGTCCAGCACCCAGGAGTACGTGCTCGCGGCGCCCTCCGCGGCCAGGTGCTCCTCGGCCGTCCGCAGCAGGGCGGTGCCCGCGCCGCTGCCGCGGTGTGCGGGGTCGACGTACGCGTTGACGAACGACCGGCCGGGCTCCGGGCTGTCGTACGCGAGGCCGGCCTCGGCGGTGCCGACGACGAGGCCGTCCGCGGTCTCGGCGACGAGGAGGCGGTGGCGCTCGGCCGGAGCGGCGCCGGACAGCTCGAAGGCGACGCCGTCGGCGGTGGCGATCAGGAAGGGCAGCGCGGCGCGGCGCACGCGTACGACGGACTCCGCGTCCGAGGGGTCGCCCGGGCGGAGGTCCCGGATCGAAACGGTCATGCAGCCGACCGTAGGCGCGGGGCGGGGGCGGACGCCTCCGAATTTCCCGGGAGATGGGGGAGAATCGCCGGGTGACCTCGACGAACCTGAAGATCCGGATCGACGGCTCGGCCGGCGCGGCCGCCCCGTACGAGCAACTGCGCGCCCAGATCTCGGAAGCGGCGCGGGCGGGAGACCTGCCGGTCGGGTACAAGCTGCCGACGGTGCGCGGGCTCGCGGAGGAGCTGGGGCTGGCGGCGAACACGGTCGCGAAGGCCTACCGGGCGCTCGAGGGCGACGGGGTGATCGAGACCCGCGGCCGGAACGGGACCTTCATCGCGGCGGCCGGAGACGGGGCCGCCCGGGAGGCGGCCACCGCCGCCCAGGCCTATGCGGAGCGCGCCAAGCGGCTGGGCCTGACCTTCGACGAGGCGACGTCGGCCGCCCTCGACGCCCTGCGCGCCCGGTACGGCAGCTAGTCCGTCTCCTCCGGATCTTGTCGGGCTCCCCCGGTCGTGGGCGCGCGGGTCCCGGTCCGGGTACGTCCCGCCTACAGGTACAGGCCCGCTTCCGAACCGTGCTGGCCCTGCGGCGGCAGCAGCGCCGAGGGGCCCGTGCCCCGGCGCAGTGCGAACAGTTCGGCCAGCGTGGCGCCCTCGCGCGAAACCCCCTCGTCCGTGCCCAGCCAGTCCACCGCCTCGCCGTGCGTCAGACGGCCCACCTCGATCCGCGCCAGGCAGCGGCCCGGCCGGACCACCGCCGGGTGGAGCCGTTCCAGGTCCTCGTTCGTGGTCACGCCCACCAGTACGTTGCGGCCCTGCCCCAGCAGCCCGTCCGTCAGGTTCAGCAGCCGCGACAGCGCCTGGCCCGCCGTGTGCCGGGCCTCGCCGCGGATCAGCTCGTCGCAGTCCTCCAGCAGCAGCAGCCGCCACCGGCCCTTCGCCGTGCCCTCGTCCTCGCCGATCGCGATGTCCATCAGGTAGCCCACGTCGTTGAACAGCCGCTCCGGGTCCAGGACGCAGTCCACCTGGCACCAGTCCCGCCACGACCGGGCCAGCGTCCGCAGCGCGGAGGTCTTGCCCGTACCGGGCGGGCCGTGCAGCAGGAGCAGCCGCCCCGCGATGTCGTCCGGGGTCACCTTCATCAGCCGGTCCATCGCCCCTGCCACCGCCGCCGTGTAGTTGGGCCGTACCTCCGCCCAGGTCCCGGCCGCGATCTGGCGGGTCGTCCGGTACGGGCCGCGGCGCGGGGAGACGTACCAGAAGCCCATCGTGACGTTCTCCGGCTGCGGTTCGGGCTCGTCCTGCACCCCCTCCGTGGCCTCGCCGAGCACGCCGGCGGCGAGTTCGTCGCTGACCGCCGTCACCGTCACGTCCGCGCCCCGGCTCCAGCGCGAGACGAGCATCGTCCAGCCCTCGCCCTCCGCGAGGGTGGCGCTGCGGTCCGAATCGCGCGCCGAGCGCAGCACGGTGGCCTCGGGCGGCAGCAAGGTCGCCTCCGCCTTCACCCGCTCGATCGTCACGCTGTGCGAGTACGGCTGCTCGCCGGACGCGAACCGGCCGAGGAACAGCGCGTCCACGACATCCGACGGTGAATCGCTGTCGTCGACGTTGAGCCGGATCGGCAGCGCGTCATGCGGGTTGGCTGGCATGGCGCCCATGATCCGGCACGAAGTGTCCGCGTGCACCCGTGTTTCGCCGGATCGGGTGCCCAAGTTCCCTCTTCAAACGCACCGGTGGTGAAGATTCGGGCCGCAACTTCGCGCCAAAAATTCTTGGCATGAACACTTCCAGCCAGCCCCGGCTCCTTGTACCACGGACTCAGGAGTAACCCCCACAAGGAGCCGCACACATGAGCATGAAGATGTCGCGCTTCGCAGCCCTGACCTCCTCCCTGTTACTCGCCGCAGGCGCCGCCCTGTTCGGCGCGGGACAGGCGGCCGCCGCCACGGCCGATTTCGGTTACGTCGCCCTCGGCGACTCGTACTCCTCCGGCGTCGGCGCCGGCAACTACGACAGCGGGAGCGGCAACTGCAAGCGCACCTCCCGCGCCTATCCGGCCCTGTGGGCCGCCGCCCATTCCCCGCAGACCTTCTCCTTCACCGCCTGCTCGGGCGCCCGTACGGGTGATGTCCTCTCCGGCCAGCTCGGTCCGCTGAACTCCGGCACCGACCTGGTCAGCATCACCATCGGCGGCAACGACGCCGGATTCTCCGACGTCATGACGACCTGTGTGCTCCAGTCGGAGTCCACCTGCGTCAACCGCGTCAACCAGGCCAAGGCGTACGTCGACTCCACCCTCCCCGGCCAGCTCGACCAGGTCTACACCGCCATCCACGGCCGGGCGCCCGCCGCCCACGTCGTCGTCCTCGGCTATCCCCGCTTCTACAAGCTCAACGGCACCTGCGCCGCCGGGCTGACGGAGGGCGAGCGCTCCGCCATCAACGGAGCCGCCGACTACCTGAACGCCGCCATCGCCAAACGCGCCGCCGACCACGGGTTCACCTTCGCCTCGGTCGCCGGCGCCTTCACCGGCCACGAGATCTGCTCCGCCGACGCGTGGCTGCACAGCGTCAACTGGCTCAACATCGGCGAGTCCTACCACCCCACCGCCGCCGGACAGTCCGGCGGCTACCTGCCCGTCCTCACCAACGCCGTCTGATCCGGCCGGCTACGAGGCAGCCGCTTCGGGCTCCGCAGCGGGCTGCGGGTCCGTGGCCACGGGCTCCGCGGCGTCCGGCGTCGCCGGTCCCGCGGGCACAGGCCCCGCGGGCACAGGCCCCGCCGTCACCGGGGCCGGCGTACCGCTCGGACCGGGGGAGGGGGAGGTCCCGCCCGTCGGGGTCTCCCCCTCCTCGCACGTCACGGAGAACTCCACCCACTCCGAGGCCGTCGGCTCCGGCCCCCGCACCTCCAGCCGGACCGCGTCGTCGAAGGTCGCGCTCGGGTAGTACGTGAGCTCGGTGTGGTCCAGCTGCCGGCTCCGGGGGCCGTCCGCCGCGTACGTGACGGACTGCCAGCCGGGGTCGGAGGTGACCCCGCTGCGCGTTGCCCAGCGGTACTCCAGCACGGCGGGCGTACGGTCCGCATCGACGGTCGCCGTGAAGGCGGGCGCCTGCTCGGCGGGCGGCGGGCAGGTCCCGCGGTAGTCCGTCCGTACGGCGCGCACCGACACGGCGAAGTGCGGCGCGGGCGTGGCCGACGGCGAGGCGGACGGTGACGGCGACGCCGAAGGGGACGCGGACGGCGACCCCGGGCCGGACGAGCTCGCGGACGCCGCGGCCGAGGTGGTCGCCGGGCCCGTCGGCCCGGTGCCGCTCCCGCCCGGCTCCTCGCGCTCCTTGAGCAGCAGCCACGCCAGGGCGGCCACCGCCAGCAGCAGCACCAGGATCCCGGCGGCCAGCACGAGCCCGGCCCGCCCCTCGCGCGGCGGCGCCCCGGGGCCCGCAGCCCCCGCCGGCGCGGGACCCGGTGCGGGAGCGGGCAGCGGCACCGGCATCGGCGGGGTGGGACCCTCGGGCCGGCCCTGCGCGTCCTGGGCGCCGTGCCGGTGGTGCGTCGTGGCCGTCGGCGAGTCCGGACCCGACACCGCCCCGCCGGAGCCCCGTACGATCCCGCCCGCCCCGATGATCCGCAGCATCCGGGCCGCCTCCGCCGCGGGCAGCCGCTCCGCCGGGTCCTTGCGCAGCAGCCCCTCCAGCACCGGCGTCAGCGGACCGGCCCGGCGCGGCGGCGGCAGCTCCTCGTCCACCACCGCCCGCAGCGTGGACAGCGGGCTGTCCTGCCGGAACGGCGAGACCCCCTCGACGGCGGAGTACAGCATCACCCCGAGCGACCACAGGTCCGACGCGGGCCCCGGATCGCGGCCCAGCGCCCGCTCCGGCGCGAGGAACTCGGGGGAGCCCACCACCTCGCCCGTCATGGTGATCGCCGACGAGCCCTCCAGGCTGGCGATCCCGAAGTCGCTCAGCACCATCCGGCCGTCGTTGGCGATCAGTACGTTGGAGGGCTTGACGTCCCGGTGCAGCACCCCCGCCTCGTGCGCGGCGCGCAGCGCGGCCAGCACCTGCTCCCCGAGGTGCGCGGCCCGCTGCGGGGTGAGCGGCCCCTCGGCCTCGAGCACGTCGGCCAGCGAGAGCCCGCGCACCAGCTCCATCACGATCCAGGGCCGGCCGTCCTCGGTGGCCACGTCGTAGACCGTGACGACCCCGCGGTGCGAGACCCGGGCCGCCGCCCAGGCCTCGCGCTCGAGCCGCCGGTACATCCGCCCGATCTCGGCGCCGTCCAGACCGGCCGGGGGCCGTACCTCCTTGACGGCCACCTCACGGCCCAGGACCTCGTCGCGGGCCCGCCACACGATGCCCATGCCGCCCCGGCCCAGCAGGTCGAGCAGCCGGTAGCGGCCCGAGATGACACGGCCGGCGGCGGATTCCCCGCCCGCCCCGCCGATGTTGTCACTCACGCGAGCCCCCAGGTGTGTCCGTGTGTCGGCGGGCGATCACTCCAAGTTAGCGCAGTGCGCGCGATGTGGCCCCGGTCCGCGCGGGACTCGCGCAGGGACCCTTCAAACGGCCGCCTCCCCTGCGGAGAGTGACGGTCGACTCCGCTGAGTAACCGTCAACTCCCCGTCGCCATAGGGGTAATTCACACCACCGGGATACCCGAGCACGACGCAGGGGCGATAGGGTTAACCTGCCCGGGCCGGGTGCCCTCGTACGGGTGGGGAGAGAACATGGAACAGATAGCAATGCGCAGCAGGCCGCCACGCGTGCCTGCCATCACCTGCGGCAGCAGCGCGACGAGCTCGCGCCTCGACCGCCACCTCGCCGTGCTGGGCGGACCCGCCCTCCCGCACCGCGAGACGGCAGAGGCGACCCTGCTGATGCGCGAACTCACCTCGCGCGACCACACGCACCGTCTGCGGAGCCGGAGCGCGCGCGTCTCGCTCTTCGCGCCGCTGCGGCGGCTGCGTCGCACGATCTTCGGCAGCCGCCGCTCGTAACAACCGTCCCCGACCCCTTCTGGTTTCGCCCCCCGGCCCTACGCAACCACACCATCCCGGCGCAGCGTCGTGATCTGTGCGCCCGTCATCCCCAGGGCGCGCAGCAGGGCCTCGGTGTGTTCGCCGAGCGCGGGCACCGCACCCATGTGCGGTGCCGCGCCTCCCGGCAGTCCGATCGGCGGCAGCAGTGCCCGCAGCGGACCGGCCGGTGACTCCACCTCCCGCCAGCGGTCCCGTGCCGCCAGCTGCGGGTGTCCCGCGAGCTGGGCCACCGAGTTCAGCCGTGCGCAGGCGATGCCCGCCGCCTCCAGCCGCCCGATCGCCTCGTCCGCGCCCAGCCGGCCCAGCGCCTCGGCGACCACGGCGTCGGTCTTCTCCCGGCCCCGGGTGCGCGCCGCGTTCGTCGCGTACGCCGGATCCTCGGCCAACTCCGGCCGCTCCAACACCTGTTCGGCGAGCCGCCGCCATTCGCGGTCGTTCTGCACCGACAGCAGCACCCGGTCCCCGTCCGCCGTCGGGTAGGCGTCGTACGGGGCGATGACGGCGTGCGCGAGGCCCGTGCGCACGGGCTGCTCCCCGCCGTGCATCGTGTGGTGCAGCGGATGGCCCATCCACTCGGCCAGCGCGTCCAGCATCGAGACCTCAACCCGGCCCCCGCGCCCGGTGGTCCCGCGGCGCAGCAGGGCCGCGAGGACCCCGGAGAAGGCGTACATGGCCGCCGCGATGTCCGCGGCCGGGATGCCCGCCTTGACGGGCTGCTCCGGGGTGCCGGTCACCGAGACCAGCCCGGCCTCGCACTGCACGAGCATGTCGTAGGCGCGCTTGTGGGCGTACGGGCCCTCGGCCCCGTACCCGGAGATGTCGACGGCGACCAGCCGCGGGTACCGCGCGCACAGCGAGGCCGAGTCGAGCCCGAGCCGCGCGGCGGCGCCCTGGGCGAGGTTCTGGACGAAGACGTCGGCCCCGTCCAGCAGCGCGTGCAGGACCTCCCGGCCGCGCGGGTCCTTCAGGTCGAGCGCGATGGACTCCTTGCCGCGGTTGGCCCAGACGAAATGCGAGGCCAGTCCCTGCGCGGCGGTGTCGTAGGCACGCGCGAAGTCGCCGCCGTCGGGCCGCTCGACCTTGATCACCCGGGCGCCGAGGTCGGCGAGCTGGCGGGTGGCGAAGGGGGCCGAGACGGCCTGTTCGACGGCGACGACGGTGATGCCGTCCAGGGGCAGGGGTTCCACGGGGCGGCGTTGCACGGGGCGGGGCTGCGCAGGGCGCTCGGGCGCGGGCGAGTCGGCTGTCATGACAGCCTGCCTACCGGTTGCGACCCCGGCCTGTCACCACACGGGCGGTCGACATCGCACGCTGTGCGCGGTTCGTCCGCCTGTGGCGCCCGTCTCAGTCCCGGCCGGCCGCGAACCTGCGGGTGGCCGACGGTGCGAAGAGGACCAGCAGGAGCAGCGACCAGGCGACGGCCCCCGCGACCGGGTGCGCCGCCGGCCAGGCGGCGCCCGCCGCGGCCTCGCCGCCCGCGTTGCCGCAGAGGGCGCGCACCGCCGTGGCGACGGCGCTGATCGGGTTCCACTCGGCGACCGTGCGCAGCCACCCGGGCAGTCCGGCGGTCGGCAGGTACGCGCTGGACAGCATCGGCAGGACGAAGGTGGCGCTGCCGAGCTGGCCCGCCGCCTCCTCGCTCCGGCTCAGCAGGCCGAGGTACGTCCCCACCCACGCCGTGGCGAAGCGGAACAGCAGCAGCACGCCGAGCGCCCCCAGCGCGCCCGGGAGCCCGTTCTCGATCCGCCAGCCCATCGCGAGCCCCACCAGCATCACCGGCACCATGGAGACCGCCGTGGTCAGCAGGTCGGCGGCGGTCTGTCCGAGGGGTACGGCCGCGCGGCTCATCGGCAGGGTGCGGAAACGGTCCGTCACCCCGCGGTGGGCGTCCTGCGCGGCCGTGAACATGCCGGTCATCAGGCCGTTCGCGGCGGTGGCGGCGAGCAGCCCGGGCACCAGGAACTCGCGGTACTCGGAACCCGGCATGGC
The Streptomyces sp. NBC_01296 DNA segment above includes these coding regions:
- a CDS encoding esterase/lipase family protein — translated: MLPWRRLLRPLAVLTLAAAALVAPTGAAQAASAPSSGWNDWSCKPSAAHPRPVVLVHGTFGNSVDNWLGFAPYLVHRGYCVYSLDYGQLPGVPFFNGLGPIDKSAGQLDVFVDKVLASTGAAKTDIVGHSQGGMMPNYYLKFLGGAPKVNALVGLAPDNHGTTLSGLTQLLPYFPGAEDLVSSATPGLADQIAGSPFVTKLNAGGDTVPGVQYTVIATKYDEVVTPYRSAFLQGTGSSVRNVVLQDLCPLDLSEHVAIGLTDRIAWHEAVNALDPAHASRTTCASVFE
- a CDS encoding lytic polysaccharide monooxygenase, with translation MPARRRTVTRIAAVGLAPLAVAAYSVAPAAAHGSMTDPVSRVAACYAEGPESPKSAACKAAVAASGTQAFYDWNAVNIANAAGNHRALIPNGQLCSAGNDKYRGLDLARGDWPAGPMSAGEHTFRYKGTAPHKGSFELYITKDGYDPTKPLKWSDLEPAPFAKATDPGMQNGDYVFSGSVPNKSGRHLIYSIWQRSDSPEAFYTCSDVVFGKDNGGSGGSGASAGTGGSTGTAPSTKPSTKPSAKPSADRPADAPKAPTDQQIADGESKSTVEHNGHGDNDPRTNGSTALAPVPSDSPAGTTNLAETGGSGATPAIAIAGAGVLALGAAVLFGVARRRATAPGRHGR
- a CDS encoding DUF402 domain-containing protein — its product is MSSTGLTVALTKAGRTKIRYPAALVADTGDRISVRAPWAADGVRDFGFVRFEPGDVFTEHFWRTRWYAVKEVRTGEGVLKGWYCDVTRPAVVQDGEILVEDLDLDLWVSADGSAVLRLDEDEFAASGLTESDPQAAAEAVRALDALAAQALAPAGLTALLT
- a CDS encoding GntR family transcriptional regulator, whose translation is MTSTNLKIRIDGSAGAAAPYEQLRAQISEAARAGDLPVGYKLPTVRGLAEELGLAANTVAKAYRALEGDGVIETRGRNGTFIAAAGDGAAREAATAAQAYAERAKRLGLTFDEATSAALDALRARYGS
- a CDS encoding DUF5925 domain-containing protein produces the protein MGAMPANPHDALPIRLNVDDSDSPSDVVDALFLGRFASGEQPYSHSVTIERVKAEATLLPPEATVLRSARDSDRSATLAEGEGWTMLVSRWSRGADVTVTAVSDELAAGVLGEATEGVQDEPEPQPENVTMGFWYVSPRRGPYRTTRQIAAGTWAEVRPNYTAAVAGAMDRLMKVTPDDIAGRLLLLHGPPGTGKTSALRTLARSWRDWCQVDCVLDPERLFNDVGYLMDIAIGEDEGTAKGRWRLLLLEDCDELIRGEARHTAGQALSRLLNLTDGLLGQGRNVLVGVTTNEDLERLHPAVVRPGRCLARIEVGRLTHGEAVDWLGTDEGVSREGATLAELFALRRGTGPSALLPPQGQHGSEAGLYL
- a CDS encoding SGNH/GDSL hydrolase family protein, with protein sequence MKMSRFAALTSSLLLAAGAALFGAGQAAAATADFGYVALGDSYSSGVGAGNYDSGSGNCKRTSRAYPALWAAAHSPQTFSFTACSGARTGDVLSGQLGPLNSGTDLVSITIGGNDAGFSDVMTTCVLQSESTCVNRVNQAKAYVDSTLPGQLDQVYTAIHGRAPAAHVVVLGYPRFYKLNGTCAAGLTEGERSAINGAADYLNAAIAKRAADHGFTFASVAGAFTGHEICSADAWLHSVNWLNIGESYHPTAAGQSGGYLPVLTNAV
- a CDS encoding serine/threonine-protein kinase is translated as MSDNIGGAGGESAAGRVISGRYRLLDLLGRGGMGIVWRARDEVLGREVAVKEVRPPAGLDGAEIGRMYRRLEREAWAAARVSHRGVVTVYDVATEDGRPWIVMELVRGLSLADVLEAEGPLTPQRAAHLGEQVLAALRAAHEAGVLHRDVKPSNVLIANDGRMVLSDFGIASLEGSSAITMTGEVVGSPEFLAPERALGRDPGPASDLWSLGVMLYSAVEGVSPFRQDSPLSTLRAVVDEELPPPRRAGPLTPVLEGLLRKDPAERLPAAEAARMLRIIGAGGIVRGSGGAVSGPDSPTATTHHRHGAQDAQGRPEGPTPPMPVPLPAPAPGPAPAGAAGPGAPPREGRAGLVLAAGILVLLLAVAALAWLLLKEREEPGGSGTGPTGPATTSAAASASSSGPGSPSASPSASPSPSASPSATPAPHFAVSVRAVRTDYRGTCPPPAEQAPAFTATVDADRTPAVLEYRWATRSGVTSDPGWQSVTYAADGPRSRQLDHTELTYYPSATFDDAVRLEVRGPEPTASEWVEFSVTCEEGETPTGGTSPSPGPSGTPAPVTAGPVPAGPVPAGPATPDAAEPVATDPQPAAEPEAAAS
- a CDS encoding CaiB/BaiF CoA transferase family protein, whose protein sequence is MTADSPAPERPAQPRPVQRRPVEPLPLDGITVVAVEQAVSAPFATRQLADLGARVIKVERPDGGDFARAYDTAAQGLASHFVWANRGKESIALDLKDPRGREVLHALLDGADVFVQNLAQGAAARLGLDSASLCARYPRLVAVDISGYGAEGPYAHKRAYDMLVQCEAGLVSVTGTPEQPVKAGIPAADIAAAMYAFSGVLAALLRRGTTGRGGRVEVSMLDALAEWMGHPLHHTMHGGEQPVRTGLAHAVIAPYDAYPTADGDRVLLSVQNDREWRRLAEQVLERPELAEDPAYATNAARTRGREKTDAVVAEALGRLGADEAIGRLEAAGIACARLNSVAQLAGHPQLAARDRWREVESPAGPLRALLPPIGLPGGAAPHMGAVPALGEHTEALLRALGMTGAQITTLRRDGVVA
- a CDS encoding ABC transporter permease codes for the protein MSTLLSDGGAVLTRQLQKARHAPALLILTQTMPITMLLFFGYVFGSALAMPGSEYREFLVPGLLAATAANGLMTGMFTAAQDAHRGVTDRFRTLPMSRAAVPLGQTAADLLTTAVSMVPVMLVGLAMGWRIENGLPGALGALGVLLLFRFATAWVGTYLGLLSRSEEAAGQLGSATFVLPMLSSAYLPTAGLPGWLRTVAEWNPISAVATAVRALCGNAGGEAAAGAAWPAAHPVAGAVAWSLLLLVLFAPSATRRFAAGRD